The Kaistia defluvii genome has a segment encoding these proteins:
- a CDS encoding SDR family NAD(P)-dependent oxidoreductase, whose protein sequence is MYLEKLRLDGKVALVTGGGQSIGLATVEALAEAGATVIIADRDEAVAKAGQASLKAKGYDVEVVVMDVTDSARVNQVADDVVAKHGKIDILVNNAGIARSMTPAETVTDEHWLNVIDVNLNGTFWCCRAFGNYMLKAKSGAIVNIGSMSGFIVNKPQEQAFYNASKAGVHHLTKSLAAEWASRGVRVNAVAPTYINTPLTAFVKDDPVMNEAWIGGTPMGRMGETDEIASVVHFLASDAASLMTGSIVSADGGYTCW, encoded by the coding sequence ATGTATCTCGAAAAGCTCCGCCTCGACGGCAAGGTCGCGCTCGTCACCGGCGGCGGCCAGTCGATCGGCCTCGCCACCGTCGAAGCGCTGGCCGAAGCGGGGGCGACCGTCATCATCGCCGATCGCGACGAAGCCGTTGCCAAGGCCGGCCAGGCCAGCCTGAAGGCCAAGGGCTATGACGTGGAGGTCGTGGTGATGGACGTCACCGACTCCGCCCGCGTCAACCAGGTCGCCGACGACGTCGTCGCCAAGCACGGCAAGATCGACATCCTGGTCAATAATGCCGGCATCGCCCGCAGCATGACCCCGGCCGAGACGGTCACCGACGAACACTGGCTGAACGTCATCGACGTCAACCTGAACGGCACCTTCTGGTGCTGCCGCGCCTTCGGCAACTACATGCTCAAGGCGAAGAGCGGCGCGATCGTCAATATCGGCTCGATGTCCGGCTTCATCGTCAACAAGCCGCAGGAGCAGGCCTTCTACAATGCTTCCAAGGCAGGCGTGCACCACCTGACCAAGTCGCTGGCGGCCGAATGGGCCTCGCGCGGCGTCCGCGTCAACGCGGTGGCCCCGACCTATATCAACACGCCGCTGACCGCCTTCGTGAAGGACGATCCTGTGATGAACGAGGCCTGGATCGGCGGCACGCCGATGGGCCGCATGGGCGAGACCGACGAGATCGCCTCGGTCGTGCACTTCCTCGCCAGCGACGCGGCCAGCCTGATGACCGGCTCGATCGTCTCGGCCGATGGCGGCTATACCTGCTGGTAG
- a CDS encoding putative DNA modification/repair radical SAM protein: protein MDMLEKLGILADAAKYDASCASSGTDKKHAPAGKGLGSTEGMGICHSYAPDGRCISLLKVLLTNACNFDCLYCVNRASSNVPRARFTVAEIVKLTLDFYRRNYIEGLFLSSGIIRNPDYTMEQVVAVAKSLRLDHGFHGYIHLKTIPEASEALITEAGLYADRLSINVELPTEKALSALAPEKSIPSIRRTMGRLRLKLDEAKSEKHLKHARRFAPAGQSTQMIIGADDSTDRSILDLSANLYGSYRLKRVYYSAFSPIPDSSLKLPPKAPPLMREHRLYQADWLLRFYGFEVSEIGGKGGMLDLDIDPKLAWALANRDRFPVDLNRAPREELLRVPGLGAKTVERLISARRHRTLRSDDLVQLRLPLAKLMPFVVLGDHKPSSLLDSERLSALLRPKPTQMQLPF, encoded by the coding sequence ATGGACATGCTGGAGAAGCTCGGGATCCTGGCGGATGCCGCCAAATATGACGCTTCCTGCGCTTCGAGCGGCACCGACAAGAAGCACGCCCCGGCCGGCAAGGGCCTGGGCTCCACCGAGGGCATGGGAATCTGCCATTCCTATGCGCCGGACGGCCGCTGCATCTCGCTGCTGAAGGTGCTGCTGACCAATGCCTGCAATTTCGATTGCCTCTATTGCGTCAACCGCGCCTCGTCCAACGTGCCGCGCGCCCGCTTCACCGTGGCGGAAATCGTCAAGCTGACGCTCGATTTCTACCGCCGCAACTATATCGAGGGCCTGTTCCTCTCCTCCGGCATCATCCGCAATCCCGATTACACCATGGAGCAGGTGGTGGCGGTGGCGAAGTCGCTGCGGCTTGATCATGGCTTTCATGGCTACATCCATCTGAAGACGATCCCCGAGGCGAGCGAGGCGCTGATCACCGAGGCGGGGCTCTATGCCGACCGCCTGTCGATCAATGTCGAACTGCCGACCGAGAAGGCGCTGAGCGCGCTGGCGCCGGAAAAGAGCATCCCCTCGATCCGCCGCACCATGGGCCGGCTGCGGCTAAAGCTCGACGAGGCGAAGTCGGAGAAGCACCTGAAGCACGCCCGGCGTTTTGCCCCGGCCGGCCAGAGCACGCAGATGATCATCGGCGCCGATGATTCGACCGACCGCTCGATCCTCGATCTCTCGGCCAACCTCTATGGCTCGTACCGGTTGAAGCGGGTCTATTACTCCGCCTTCAGCCCGATCCCGGATTCGAGCCTGAAGCTGCCGCCCAAGGCGCCGCCCTTGATGCGCGAGCACCGGCTTTACCAGGCCGACTGGCTGCTGCGCTTCTATGGTTTCGAGGTCTCCGAAATCGGCGGCAAGGGCGGCATGCTCGACCTCGACATCGACCCCAAGCTCGCCTGGGCGCTGGCCAATCGCGACCGCTTCCCGGTCGACCTCAACCGCGCCCCGCGCGAAGAGCTGTTGCGCGTGCCGGGGCTGGGCGCCAAGACCGTCGAGCGGCTGATTTCGGCCCGCCGCCACCGCACGCTGCGCAGCGACGATCTGGTGCAGTTGCGCCTGCCGCTCGCCAAGCTGATGCCCTTCGTCGTGCTCGGCGACCACAAGCCCTCCAGCCTGCTCGATTCGGAACGGCTGTCGGCCTTGCTGCGCCCCAAGCCGACGCAGATGCAACTGCCGTTCTAG
- a CDS encoding Gfo/Idh/MocA family protein: MQRAVLIGCGAMSRAWLAAAKTIPDLEIVGLADINPDAARARAAEFELGDIVIATSIEELIAEAKPDVVFDVVIPAARHHIVSTALAAGCHVLSEKPMAETLDQARDLIARAKEAGKLHVVVQNRRYLEGVRRIRRAIDQGAIGDVTSIHCDFFLAPHFGGFREQMDHVLLLDMAIHTFDAARFMSGNVPEAVYCREWNPSNSWYRQGSSAAAIFEFGEGVIFNYRGSWCADGLMTSWESAWRIVGTKGTLVWDGHQDIRAEIAGKAIDGLFSEVVASEIPPLAESDRTGGHLGVLQDFIAATRGGPEPETVGHQNINSLAMVFGAIESAETGRRVEITI, translated from the coding sequence ATGCAACGTGCCGTTTTGATCGGTTGCGGAGCGATGAGCCGCGCCTGGCTCGCCGCCGCCAAGACCATCCCCGATCTCGAGATCGTGGGGTTGGCCGACATCAACCCCGATGCGGCGCGAGCCCGCGCGGCGGAATTCGAGCTGGGCGACATCGTCATCGCCACCAGCATCGAGGAACTGATCGCCGAGGCGAAGCCCGATGTCGTCTTCGACGTCGTCATCCCCGCCGCCCGCCATCACATCGTCTCGACGGCGCTGGCCGCCGGCTGCCACGTCCTCTCCGAAAAGCCGATGGCCGAGACCCTCGACCAGGCGCGCGACCTGATCGCCCGCGCCAAAGAGGCCGGCAAGCTGCATGTCGTCGTGCAGAACCGCCGCTATCTCGAAGGCGTGCGCCGCATCCGCCGCGCCATCGACCAGGGCGCGATCGGCGACGTCACCTCGATCCATTGCGATTTCTTCCTCGCGCCGCATTTCGGCGGCTTCCGCGAGCAGATGGACCATGTCCTGCTGCTCGACATGGCGATCCACACCTTCGACGCCGCCCGCTTCATGTCGGGCAACGTGCCGGAAGCCGTCTATTGCCGCGAATGGAACCCCAGCAACTCCTGGTACCGCCAAGGTTCCTCCGCCGCCGCGATCTTCGAGTTCGGCGAGGGCGTGATCTTCAATTATCGCGGCAGCTGGTGCGCCGACGGGCTGATGACGAGCTGGGAATCCGCCTGGCGCATCGTCGGCACCAAGGGGACGCTCGTCTGGGACGGGCACCAGGACATTCGCGCCGAGATCGCAGGAAAAGCGATCGACGGTCTCTTCTCCGAGGTGGTTGCCAGCGAGATCCCTCCACTCGCCGAATCCGACCGGACCGGCGGCCACCTCGGGGTCCTGCAGGATTTCATCGCCGCCACGCGCGGCGGGCCGGAGCCGGAAACGGTCGGCCACCAGAACATCAACAGCCTCGCCATGGTCTTCGGCGCGATCGAAAGCGCCGAGACCGGACGCCGCGTCGAAATCACGATCTGA
- a CDS encoding LacI family DNA-binding transcriptional regulator codes for MSIKDLAQHLNISIGTVSRALNGRADVNPDTRKRVLAAAKAMGYVANQSGRSLRQGATNVIGFTIETNVETKSQGDTFFMTVFDGVQTVFARHKLDLVVLLCSSDDDPFDHVRRVVSRQFADGLIISATQRQDPRIDYLIERGIPFVTLGRSLSGGEHSWIDMDFEGVAAQSVARLVARGHTRIALANTTRGINLSYVFEDAYRAALADHGIAYDPDIVLRGDITELGGYQLCEKLLALPNRPTAVVLVNESLAIGFYRRLHEAGLTPGRDMAIIGFRQSPQARFLSPALTCYRLSLHDVGVELAQSLLATMPAYKDLYPLGTVQKIWPMELVPGESDPPLRR; via the coding sequence TTGAGCATCAAGGATCTGGCGCAGCATCTGAATATCTCGATCGGCACCGTGTCGCGGGCGCTGAACGGGCGCGCCGACGTCAATCCCGATACGCGCAAGCGCGTGCTCGCCGCCGCCAAGGCGATGGGCTACGTCGCCAACCAGTCCGGCCGCAGCCTGCGCCAGGGCGCGACCAACGTCATCGGCTTCACCATCGAAACCAATGTCGAGACCAAGTCGCAGGGCGATACCTTCTTCATGACCGTGTTCGACGGCGTGCAGACGGTGTTCGCCCGCCACAAGCTCGATCTCGTCGTGCTGCTCTGCTCGTCCGATGACGATCCGTTCGACCATGTCCGCCGAGTCGTCTCGCGCCAGTTCGCCGACGGGCTGATCATCTCGGCCACCCAGCGCCAGGACCCGCGCATCGACTATCTGATCGAGCGCGGCATCCCCTTCGTGACGCTAGGCCGCAGCCTTTCCGGCGGCGAGCATTCCTGGATCGACATGGATTTCGAGGGCGTGGCGGCGCAGTCCGTGGCGCGGCTGGTCGCGCGCGGCCACACCCGGATCGCGCTCGCCAACACCACGCGCGGCATCAATCTGAGCTATGTGTTCGAGGATGCCTACAGGGCGGCCCTGGCCGATCACGGCATCGCCTACGACCCCGACATCGTGCTGCGCGGCGACATCACGGAGCTTGGCGGCTACCAGCTGTGCGAGAAGCTGCTGGCGCTGCCCAACCGGCCGACCGCCGTCGTGCTGGTCAATGAGAGTCTTGCGATCGGCTTCTATCGCCGCCTGCACGAGGCTGGGCTGACGCCCGGACGCGACATGGCGATCATCGGCTTTCGGCAGAGCCCGCAGGCGCGCTTCCTGTCGCCGGCGCTGACCTGCTACCGGCTCTCGCTGCACGATGTCGGCGTCGAGCTGGCGCAATCGCTGCTCGCCACCATGCCGGCCTACAAGGACCTCTATCCGCTCGGCACCGTGCAGAAGATCTGGCCGATGGAACTGGTGCCGGGCGAGAGCGATCCGCCGCTGCGTCGCTGA
- a CDS encoding sugar phosphate isomerase/epimerase family protein — protein MIKGNLPDPAAYVRQILPLGFESIEPFFWQTIGGKDIPKLAAELKEAIGDADVKIDTLGMFGNPLETTEIDQQTLEGWKTLIDNAHLFGAKTIAGFTGRIRGKSIEESLPRYKQVWSELAKRAADKGVRLAFENCAMDGNWASGDWNIAHNPDAWELIFNETPDDNIGLEWEPCHQMVYLIDPIPQIRKWAPKIFHVHGKDATIRWDVIRENGIFGKYPFVQMRSPGFGDSDWTRVISELRLAGYKGCIDIEGWHDPVYRNELEITGQVKSLNYLKEARGGMSFIANPA, from the coding sequence ATGATCAAGGGGAACCTCCCCGACCCGGCCGCCTACGTCCGGCAGATCCTGCCGCTCGGCTTTGAATCGATCGAGCCGTTCTTCTGGCAGACCATTGGCGGCAAGGACATCCCGAAGCTCGCCGCCGAGCTCAAGGAAGCGATCGGCGACGCCGACGTGAAGATCGACACGCTCGGCATGTTCGGCAATCCGCTCGAGACCACCGAGATCGACCAGCAGACGCTGGAAGGCTGGAAGACGCTGATCGACAACGCGCATCTGTTCGGCGCCAAGACGATCGCCGGCTTCACCGGCCGTATCCGCGGCAAGTCGATCGAGGAAAGCCTGCCGCGCTACAAGCAGGTCTGGAGCGAGCTGGCCAAGCGCGCCGCCGACAAGGGCGTGCGTCTCGCCTTCGAGAATTGCGCGATGGACGGCAACTGGGCGAGCGGCGACTGGAACATCGCCCACAATCCGGACGCCTGGGAGCTGATCTTCAACGAGACGCCGGACGACAATATCGGCCTCGAATGGGAGCCGTGCCATCAGATGGTCTATCTGATCGACCCGATCCCGCAGATCCGCAAATGGGCGCCGAAGATTTTCCACGTCCATGGCAAGGACGCGACGATCCGTTGGGACGTCATCCGCGAAAACGGCATCTTCGGAAAGTATCCCTTCGTGCAGATGCGCTCGCCGGGCTTCGGCGACAGCGACTGGACCCGCGTCATCAGCGAGCTGCGCCTCGCGGGCTACAAGGGCTGCATCGATATCGAAGGCTGGCATGACCCGGTCTATCGCAACGAGCTCGAGATCACCGGACAGGTCAAGTCCCTGAATTACCTGAAGGAAGCCCGTGGCGGGATGTCCTTCATCGCCAACCCGGCCTGA
- a CDS encoding ABC transporter substrate-binding protein, whose protein sequence is MANFTKTLLLGATGVLAMTAAATAEPVELNVWTIDRQADPGYNYVMADEFMKLHPDIKINIKRVEFADWANDVMRAVATGTTPDVAYVDNPNTPFLSAKGALLDLTPYIADSKIVDTSKIFPGPLSSVTWDGKIYGLPRGSNTIALYYNADMFKAAGLDPDKPPQTWEELYETAKKLTDPAKNVYGLAFSANSNEEGTFQFLPWAQSTGADFDHIADDGAVRALEMWQKIIDEKLASPDTLIRGQYDSMASFNAQNAAMGISGPWELPRMAKDVKFDVRVALLPTEKVGDTRASALGEGNNVIFAKSKHPKEAFLYLEYMYSQMPRVWNEFGFIPSYPVEAKDPKWAPQYKVFEESMKYARVRGPSPDWAKISKAISTAIQQALTHQADAKTALTTAQATIDGIVKK, encoded by the coding sequence ATGGCGAATTTCACCAAGACCCTGTTGCTGGGCGCCACTGGCGTTCTGGCCATGACCGCCGCCGCAACGGCGGAGCCCGTCGAACTGAACGTCTGGACGATCGATCGCCAGGCGGATCCGGGCTATAATTACGTCATGGCGGATGAGTTCATGAAGCTCCATCCGGACATCAAGATCAACATCAAGCGCGTCGAGTTCGCCGACTGGGCGAATGACGTCATGCGCGCGGTCGCGACCGGCACGACCCCGGACGTCGCCTATGTCGACAATCCCAACACGCCGTTCCTGTCGGCCAAGGGCGCGCTGCTCGACCTGACCCCCTACATTGCCGACTCGAAGATCGTCGACACCTCGAAGATCTTCCCGGGCCCGCTCTCTTCCGTCACCTGGGACGGTAAGATCTACGGCCTGCCGCGCGGCTCCAACACGATCGCGCTCTACTACAATGCCGACATGTTCAAGGCCGCCGGCCTCGATCCGGACAAGCCGCCGCAGACCTGGGAAGAGCTGTACGAGACGGCCAAGAAGCTGACCGACCCGGCCAAGAACGTCTACGGTCTCGCCTTCTCGGCCAATTCGAACGAGGAAGGCACCTTCCAGTTCCTGCCCTGGGCGCAGTCGACCGGCGCCGATTTCGATCACATCGCCGATGACGGCGCCGTCCGCGCGCTGGAGATGTGGCAGAAGATCATCGACGAGAAGCTGGCCTCGCCCGATACGCTGATCCGCGGCCAGTACGACTCGATGGCTTCGTTCAACGCGCAGAACGCCGCCATGGGCATTTCCGGCCCGTGGGAGCTGCCGCGCATGGCGAAGGACGTCAAGTTCGACGTTCGCGTCGCGCTGCTGCCGACCGAGAAGGTTGGCGACACCCGCGCCTCGGCGCTGGGCGAAGGCAACAATGTGATCTTCGCCAAGTCGAAGCATCCCAAGGAAGCCTTCCTCTATCTCGAATACATGTATTCGCAGATGCCGCGCGTCTGGAACGAGTTCGGCTTCATTCCGTCCTACCCGGTCGAGGCCAAGGACCCGAAGTGGGCACCCCAGTACAAGGTGTTCGAGGAATCGATGAAGTATGCCCGCGTCCGCGGCCCGTCGCCGGATTGGGCGAAGATCTCCAAGGCGATCTCGACCGCGATCCAGCAGGCGCTGACGCACCAGGCTGACGCCAAGACCGCGCTGACCACGGCGCAGGCGACGATCGACGGCATCGTCAAGAAGTAA
- a CDS encoding UdgX family uracil-DNA binding protein (This protein belongs to the uracil DNA glycosylase superfamily, members of which act in excision repair of DNA. However, it belongs more specifically to UdgX branch, whose founding member was found to bind uracil in DNA (where it does not belong), without cleaving it, appears to promote DNA repair by a pathway involving RecA, rather than base excision.) → MHRIALAGPTDFKGWRDAARRLARQGVEPADVVWTVVGESSDLFAAPGLETPAAPAPEGPAFAVPRAFLDLAETAILHSDPERFALLYTMLCRLMTNHDALEDSVDPLVVRLNGFAKSVRRDIHKMHAFVRFRAVETEAGECFIAWFEPEHRIVEAAAPFFARRFASMRWSILTPERSVHWDGEILRLSEGVDRSAAPGEDALEDLWRRYYASIFNPARLKVQAMMSEMPQKYWRNLPEASLIIPLIDQAERRSAEMVQSATTPANPRPQRARPTPAEVTEAPAMAGTIAALRAEAAGCRRCPLWAPATQTVFGEGPEDAEIVFVGEQPGDQEDLAGKPFVGPAGQVFDAALRDVGIDRGRVYVTNAVKHFKFVPRGKRRLHQKPNVSEIVACHVWVAQELQILRPRLVVALGLTAVRSLTGKTMTLASAREQKLQTEAGTALLATIHPSYLLRLPDEAMKAREHARFLEDLKRVAEMARAA, encoded by the coding sequence ATGCACCGGATCGCACTGGCGGGACCCACCGATTTCAAGGGCTGGCGCGACGCTGCCCGCCGGCTGGCGCGGCAGGGCGTCGAACCCGCCGACGTGGTGTGGACCGTCGTCGGCGAGTCCAGCGATCTGTTCGCCGCGCCGGGGTTGGAAACGCCGGCGGCGCCTGCGCCGGAAGGGCCGGCCTTTGCCGTGCCGCGCGCCTTTCTCGATCTCGCCGAGACCGCGATCCTGCACAGCGATCCCGAACGCTTCGCCTTGCTCTACACAATGCTTTGCCGGCTCATGACGAATCATGACGCGCTGGAGGATAGTGTCGATCCGCTGGTCGTCCGGCTCAACGGCTTCGCTAAATCGGTGCGGCGCGACATTCACAAGATGCACGCCTTCGTCCGATTTCGCGCCGTCGAAACGGAGGCGGGCGAGTGCTTCATCGCCTGGTTCGAGCCGGAGCATCGCATCGTCGAGGCGGCGGCGCCGTTCTTCGCCCGCCGCTTTGCCTCGATGCGCTGGTCGATCCTGACGCCGGAGCGCAGCGTGCATTGGGACGGCGAGATCCTGCGCCTGTCGGAGGGCGTCGACCGCTCGGCCGCACCGGGCGAGGATGCGCTGGAGGATCTCTGGCGGCGCTATTATGCGTCGATCTTCAATCCCGCCCGGCTGAAAGTGCAGGCGATGATGTCGGAGATGCCGCAGAAATACTGGCGCAACCTGCCCGAGGCGTCGCTCATTATACCGCTGATCGACCAGGCGGAGCGAAGGAGCGCCGAAATGGTTCAGTCCGCCACGACGCCGGCCAATCCCCGGCCGCAGCGCGCCCGGCCAACGCCCGCGGAGGTTACCGAGGCGCCGGCAATGGCCGGCACGATCGCGGCATTGCGGGCCGAGGCCGCAGGCTGCCGGCGTTGCCCGCTCTGGGCGCCGGCGACGCAGACCGTGTTCGGCGAGGGGCCGGAGGATGCCGAGATCGTGTTTGTCGGCGAGCAGCCGGGCGACCAAGAGGATCTGGCCGGGAAACCCTTTGTGGGTCCGGCGGGTCAGGTGTTCGATGCGGCCCTTCGCGACGTCGGCATCGATCGCGGCCGCGTCTATGTCACCAATGCGGTGAAGCACTTCAAATTCGTGCCGCGCGGCAAGCGGCGCCTGCACCAGAAGCCGAATGTCTCGGAGATCGTCGCCTGCCATGTCTGGGTGGCGCAGGAACTCCAGATCCTGCGGCCGCGCCTGGTCGTGGCGCTCGGTCTGACCGCGGTGCGCAGCTTGACCGGCAAGACGATGACGCTGGCGTCCGCCCGCGAGCAGAAGCTGCAGACGGAGGCGGGAACGGCGCTGCTGGCGACGATCCACCCGTCCTATCTGCTGCGCCTGCCGGACGAGGCGATGAAAGCGCGCGAGCACGCGCGCTTTCTCGAGGATCTCAAGCGCGTGGCCGAAATGGCCAGGGCTGCCTGA
- a CDS encoding GntR family transcriptional regulator — translation MSAMAEPEDMELPLYEVIYRVLRRHIVEARLPRGLVIGETALARAFQSSRIPAGAALRRLEDEGLVVRFGGRGLMIGEDAGAPPLRLDLIEAGLTLPDARMIEPRTRNRRATIYPEVEHIVACCLPYGRFHLNESLLADHYGVSRTVAHEVLTGLDRAGLVTQDKNQRWYAGPLTPELLHEHFEVRWLLEPIALEQALPHLDPAELRARHERIRRVQAGRRTPARLERLENDLHVETVLRCGNSQLRDAIRRSQLPLIAMHETFQRHRDTDEIEVMLGEHLEVFEHLLAGRTAEAQRALERHLRRSVISNRERLTQLDRQGRRHRVPFLIAVS, via the coding sequence ATGTCGGCGATGGCTGAACCGGAAGACATGGAGCTGCCGCTCTACGAGGTGATCTACCGCGTGCTGCGGCGGCACATCGTCGAAGCGCGGCTGCCGCGCGGCCTGGTCATCGGCGAAACGGCGCTGGCGCGGGCCTTCCAGTCGAGCCGCATCCCGGCCGGCGCCGCGCTCCGCCGGCTGGAGGATGAGGGCCTGGTCGTCCGCTTCGGCGGACGCGGGCTGATGATCGGCGAAGACGCCGGCGCGCCGCCGCTGCGCCTCGACCTGATCGAGGCCGGGCTGACCCTGCCCGATGCGCGGATGATCGAGCCGCGCACGCGCAATCGCCGCGCCACCATCTACCCCGAGGTCGAGCACATCGTCGCCTGCTGCCTCCCCTATGGCCGCTTCCATCTGAACGAAAGCCTGCTCGCCGACCATTACGGCGTCAGCCGCACCGTGGCGCATGAGGTGCTGACCGGGCTCGATCGCGCCGGGCTGGTCACGCAGGACAAGAACCAGCGCTGGTATGCCGGGCCGCTGACGCCGGAATTGCTGCACGAGCATTTCGAGGTACGCTGGCTGCTGGAGCCGATCGCGCTGGAGCAGGCTCTGCCGCATCTCGATCCGGCCGAGCTGCGCGCCCGGCACGAGCGGATCCGCCGCGTGCAGGCTGGCAGGCGCACCCCGGCCCGGCTGGAGCGGCTGGAAAACGACCTGCATGTCGAAACCGTTCTGCGCTGCGGCAACAGCCAGCTGCGCGACGCCATTCGTCGCAGCCAGCTGCCGCTGATCGCCATGCACGAGACGTTTCAACGCCATCGCGACACTGACGAGATCGAGGTGATGCTGGGCGAGCATCTGGAGGTGTTCGAGCACCTTCTGGCCGGCCGGACGGCCGAGGCGCAACGGGCGCTGGAGCGGCACCTGCGCCGTTCGGTGATCTCCAATCGCGAGCGGCTGACCCAGCTTGACCGGCAGGGCCGCCGGCACCGCGTGCCGTTCCTGATCGCGGTCAGCTGA